From a single Paenibacillus sp. FSL W8-0426 genomic region:
- a CDS encoding glycoside hydrolase family 3 C-terminal domain-containing protein yields the protein MTNQTKYPFQDTTLELDVRVKDLVSRLTDDEKIESMLQYQPAVERLGIAAYKHGTEAAHGLAWLGEATSFPQPVGLACTWDTDLMKEIGSVIGDEARVFYKRNPAVNGLTLWAPTVDMERDPRWGRNEEAYGEDPELTAELTTALVKGIQGDHPKYYKAVATLKHFLANNNEVDRGSGSSSIDPRNMREYYLKAFEKPFKEGGAQSMMTAYNSINGTPALLHPFVNEIVKGEWGMDGFIVSDAGDVMGIKNDHKYYDSHTPGTVESVKAGIDSITDDADLSKQALREGLEQGLLTMEDIDRALFNTFRVRFRLGEFDPAEGNPYASIGEEAMMTEQAKALTLRAAREQVVLLKNDNGTLPLDKTKSGKVAVIGQLGGTVYRDWYAGTMPYSVSPLEAIQGKIGIDNVTYKDGDDRITLTSTANGKAVGLADGEKTPVIASGQAETFKLTDWGFGSYTLQAESNGKYLTTDEETVTASADEVYGWFVKEVFHLLPQEDGSVGLTTWNGKTVTAPNGGQDAFAVSEEIKTFGAEQTFKKEIVVNGLEEAVAAAKEAETAIVFVGNNPLVNGKEEIDRPGLDLAESQQRLVEAVHAANPNTIVVIVGSYPFTSNWVQENIPAVLYTSHAGQELGNAVADVLYGDYAPAGRLNMTWVKSADQLTDIKDYDIIQSGRTYQYFEGDVLYPFGHGLTYAPFKYSNLALSPASAGTEENVTVTVDVTNTGSVASDEVVQLYVRAGQSRVKRPLKTLKGFRRLHIEAGATVKVSFTLPVQELAIWDVTRDRYVVEAGTYSIMVGKSSSDIQLVADLSVDGETIPPRNLAAATRAENYDAYAGVDLDESKEGGTAVRVTGEQGWIAFKDADLGSGAAAFEARVSAELDHAAIEVRLDAPDGPLAGRAEASKGGAQQWSTLKAELQGASGQRDVYIVLSAGVRISYFEIR from the coding sequence ATGACCAACCAGACCAAATATCCTTTCCAGGATACGACGCTTGAACTGGATGTACGGGTTAAAGACCTGGTATCCCGTCTCACCGACGACGAGAAAATCGAATCCATGCTGCAGTATCAGCCTGCCGTCGAACGCCTCGGCATCGCTGCGTACAAACACGGAACAGAAGCGGCCCACGGCTTGGCATGGCTTGGCGAAGCGACTTCCTTCCCGCAGCCGGTAGGCTTGGCCTGCACATGGGATACCGACCTGATGAAAGAGATCGGTTCGGTGATCGGCGATGAGGCACGCGTATTTTACAAACGCAACCCGGCGGTAAACGGCTTGACGCTGTGGGCGCCTACCGTCGACATGGAACGCGATCCGCGCTGGGGACGCAACGAAGAAGCTTACGGCGAAGACCCTGAACTGACGGCGGAACTGACGACAGCGTTAGTCAAAGGGATTCAGGGAGACCACCCGAAGTATTATAAAGCGGTTGCCACGCTGAAGCATTTTTTGGCCAACAACAATGAGGTGGATCGCGGCAGCGGTTCCTCCAGCATTGATCCGCGCAATATGCGCGAATATTACTTGAAAGCATTTGAGAAACCGTTCAAGGAGGGCGGCGCACAGTCGATGATGACGGCGTACAACTCCATTAACGGCACGCCGGCGCTGCTCCATCCGTTCGTGAACGAGATCGTCAAAGGCGAATGGGGCATGGACGGTTTTATCGTCAGTGATGCAGGGGACGTTATGGGCATCAAGAACGATCATAAATACTATGATTCCCACACACCGGGTACGGTGGAGTCCGTAAAGGCAGGCATCGACAGCATTACCGATGATGCGGATTTGTCCAAACAAGCGCTGCGCGAAGGGCTTGAGCAAGGTTTGCTGACTATGGAAGATATCGACCGTGCGTTGTTCAACACGTTCCGCGTTCGTTTCCGCCTGGGCGAGTTCGATCCGGCCGAAGGCAATCCGTACGCTTCCATCGGCGAAGAAGCCATGATGACCGAGCAAGCCAAAGCATTGACGCTCAGAGCGGCAAGAGAACAAGTGGTATTGCTCAAAAACGATAACGGCACGCTGCCGCTGGACAAAACCAAGTCCGGCAAGGTTGCCGTCATCGGACAGCTTGGCGGAACGGTTTACCGCGACTGGTATGCAGGAACGATGCCTTACAGCGTATCCCCGCTTGAAGCCATCCAGGGCAAAATCGGCATCGACAACGTTACGTACAAAGACGGGGACGACCGGATCACGCTGACATCGACTGCAAACGGCAAGGCCGTAGGATTGGCAGACGGGGAAAAAACGCCTGTCATCGCTTCCGGCCAAGCGGAAACGTTCAAGCTTACCGATTGGGGCTTTGGCAGCTATACGCTGCAGGCGGAGAGCAACGGCAAATACCTCACCACGGACGAAGAGACAGTAACCGCTTCTGCGGACGAAGTTTACGGCTGGTTCGTCAAAGAGGTATTCCATCTGTTGCCTCAAGAGGATGGCAGCGTTGGCCTCACGACATGGAACGGCAAAACGGTCACTGCGCCGAACGGCGGCCAGGATGCCTTCGCCGTGTCGGAAGAAATCAAGACGTTTGGTGCGGAACAAACGTTTAAGAAAGAGATCGTCGTGAACGGTTTGGAGGAAGCGGTCGCCGCCGCGAAAGAAGCCGAAACGGCTATCGTGTTCGTGGGCAACAATCCGCTCGTGAACGGCAAGGAAGAGATTGATCGTCCCGGTCTCGATCTTGCAGAATCCCAGCAGCGCCTTGTCGAGGCTGTACATGCGGCAAATCCAAACACCATCGTGGTCATTGTGGGCAGTTATCCGTTCACTTCGAACTGGGTACAGGAGAACATTCCAGCGGTGCTGTACACATCCCATGCCGGACAGGAGTTGGGCAACGCCGTCGCTGACGTGCTGTATGGCGACTATGCGCCGGCAGGCCGCCTGAACATGACGTGGGTGAAATCCGCCGACCAACTGACCGACATCAAAGATTACGATATCATCCAATCCGGAAGAACGTACCAGTATTTCGAGGGAGACGTGTTGTATCCGTTCGGTCATGGTTTGACGTATGCTCCGTTTAAATACAGTAACCTGGCGCTGAGCCCGGCAAGTGCGGGAACGGAAGAGAACGTAACCGTTACGGTGGACGTGACGAATACCGGGTCCGTGGCGAGCGACGAAGTGGTGCAGCTGTATGTTCGTGCCGGCCAATCGCGCGTGAAACGCCCGCTCAAAACGCTCAAAGGCTTCCGTCGTCTTCATATCGAAGCTGGAGCTACCGTGAAAGTCAGCTTCACGCTGCCTGTTCAGGAACTTGCCATTTGGGATGTAACCCGGGACCGTTATGTAGTAGAGGCGGGGACTTACTCCATTATGGTAGGTAAATCCTCATCCGATATTCAGCTGGTTGCCGATCTGAGCGTGGATGGAGAAACGATTCCTCCGCGCAACCTGGCTGCAGCAACCCGTGCGGAAAATTACGATGCATATGCCGGCGTGGATCTCGATGAAAGCAAGGAAGGCGGCACTGCCGTACGTGTTACGGGCGAGCAGGGATGGATTGCCTTCAAAGATGCCGATCTGGGCAGCGGTGCGGCCGCATTCGAAGCACGCGTATCGGCAGAGCTGGACCATGCGGCAATCGAAGTTCGTCTGGATGCTCCGGACGGCCCGCTTGCCGGACGCGCGGAGGCTTCCAAGGGCGGAGCGCAGCAATGGTCTACCTTGAAGGCAGAGCTTCAAGGAGCTTCCGGCCAACGCGATGTATACATTGTGCTGTCCGCCGGTGTGCGGATCAGTTATTTCGAAATCCGATAA
- a CDS encoding FAD-dependent oxidoreductase, with the protein MNSKQHPPTRLPEFPNSLWRSTHTFPTFPTLEEDATADVAIIGAGIAGITTAYLLAQSGLSVIVLEAGKVLDGTTGHTTAKVTAQHGVVYNELLQHFGHEQARMYYDGNTEAIRWMRALVQEKQIDCQWAEEDAYVYIQSEDNLKKMEFELTAYDKLGISGDWVSSLPVSVQSRAGIRMPGQARFDPLAYLHYLLDEAVQNGVRFYEKTTATDVEEDASLHVRTYNGSSVTAQHIVVASHFPVYDPGFYFTRLHAERSYAIAVEPGKPYPGGMYISDDEPRRSLRAVMHEGKELIVFGGENHKTGQGICTFGHYENLERFAEDTFGIVSIPFRWSAQDLVSIDKVPYIGPITGRHERVYVATGFAKWGMTTGTMAGHILADRITGRDNPHAAIFDPARFKADPGLKNIVVENANVAKELISGKVGLTHATADQLGTDEGSVVRHQGKRAGAYKDHSGKLFLVDTTCTHLGCEVEWNEGERTWDCPCHGSRFDYTGKVIEGPATQDLPALETPQ; encoded by the coding sequence ATGAACAGCAAACAGCATCCCCCTACCAGACTGCCTGAATTTCCTAACTCGCTCTGGAGAAGCACGCATACATTCCCGACCTTTCCGACGCTTGAAGAGGATGCAACCGCAGACGTTGCGATCATCGGCGCAGGAATTGCCGGCATAACGACCGCCTATTTGTTGGCCCAGTCGGGATTGAGCGTCATTGTGCTCGAAGCAGGCAAGGTACTGGACGGGACGACGGGACATACGACCGCCAAGGTGACGGCGCAGCATGGAGTGGTCTATAACGAGCTGCTGCAGCACTTCGGACATGAACAGGCACGCATGTATTACGACGGCAATACGGAGGCCATCCGTTGGATGCGAGCCTTGGTTCAGGAGAAACAAATCGATTGCCAATGGGCTGAAGAAGATGCTTATGTGTACATTCAATCCGAGGACAATTTGAAAAAGATGGAGTTTGAGCTGACCGCCTACGACAAGCTGGGGATTTCCGGCGATTGGGTCTCCTCCCTTCCCGTATCGGTCCAATCCAGGGCCGGCATACGCATGCCGGGGCAAGCGCGCTTCGATCCGCTGGCGTACTTGCATTATTTGCTCGATGAAGCCGTGCAAAATGGCGTCCGCTTCTACGAAAAAACCACGGCAACGGACGTGGAGGAAGATGCGTCCCTGCATGTGCGGACTTACAACGGTTCGTCCGTCACCGCCCAGCATATCGTCGTGGCATCCCATTTTCCCGTATATGATCCGGGCTTTTATTTCACACGCCTGCATGCCGAGCGCTCCTATGCCATTGCAGTCGAGCCCGGGAAGCCATACCCCGGAGGCATGTACATTTCGGACGACGAACCCAGACGTTCGCTCCGTGCGGTCATGCATGAAGGCAAGGAGCTCATCGTGTTCGGGGGAGAAAACCACAAAACGGGCCAAGGCATCTGCACCTTCGGCCATTATGAAAATCTGGAACGTTTCGCGGAGGATACGTTCGGTATCGTCAGCATTCCTTTTCGCTGGTCGGCCCAGGACCTGGTCTCGATCGACAAGGTACCTTACATCGGCCCAATTACAGGGCGACATGAGCGCGTATACGTCGCTACCGGGTTTGCCAAATGGGGCATGACGACCGGTACGATGGCTGGCCATATCCTTGCCGACCGCATCACCGGACGGGACAATCCCCATGCGGCCATATTCGATCCCGCACGGTTCAAGGCCGATCCCGGATTGAAAAACATCGTGGTCGAAAATGCCAACGTCGCCAAAGAGCTGATCTCCGGCAAGGTTGGCCTGACACATGCCACCGCTGACCAGTTGGGGACTGACGAAGGATCCGTCGTCCGTCACCAAGGCAAACGCGCCGGAGCTTACAAGGATCACAGCGGCAAGCTGTTCCTTGTAGATACGACCTGTACCCACCTTGGCTGCGAGGTGGAATGGAATGAAGGTGAGCGTACATGGGATTGCCCGTGCCATGGTTCGCGATTTGATTACACCGGCAAAGTCATCGAAGGCCCTGCCACGCAGGACCTGCCCGCACTTGAAACACCGCAATAA
- a CDS encoding PadR family transcriptional regulator — MNVNIQFKKGVLELCVLVLIHRQDRYGYELAQAVSRHIEVAEGALYPLLRRLVNEGYCTTYLQESSEGPPRKYYKLSDAGRDYMRTLSSEWNEFVRNVSNLLEEGNLNE; from the coding sequence GTGAACGTGAACATCCAGTTCAAAAAGGGAGTTCTGGAACTGTGCGTCCTGGTGCTGATTCATCGGCAGGACCGTTACGGCTACGAACTGGCACAGGCGGTCTCCAGACATATTGAAGTAGCTGAAGGCGCGTTATACCCGCTATTGCGCAGACTCGTCAACGAAGGCTACTGCACCACTTATCTGCAGGAATCGAGTGAAGGTCCGCCCCGGAAATATTATAAGCTGTCCGATGCAGGACGCGACTACATGAGGACGCTCTCGAGCGAATGGAACGAATTCGTGCGCAATGTGTCAAATCTATTGGAAGAAGGGAACCTGAATGAATAG
- a CDS encoding DUF1700 domain-containing protein: MNRQQFMQAMEFHLRPMDPSERNELLSDYDQHFEQGLQEGKAEETIVFELGQPEELAREALGDRYAAAPSAPGFDHFDYPPPPYGSPARHQSSSAARTLFTGIGLIFLNLILGIPLGATLWSIWLAIASLSLLMLAPIAAAVDFVYFNHLEMAEIFVAVGVCGIGMLFALAAKWLFNGFAATTAGYIRWNLKTWKGGA; this comes from the coding sequence ATGAATAGACAACAATTTATGCAGGCGATGGAATTTCATTTAAGGCCGATGGATCCGTCGGAACGCAATGAACTGTTATCGGACTATGACCAGCATTTCGAGCAGGGGCTTCAGGAAGGAAAAGCCGAAGAAACGATCGTGTTCGAACTCGGTCAGCCCGAGGAACTCGCGCGTGAGGCGCTGGGCGACCGTTATGCGGCCGCGCCGTCAGCGCCAGGCTTTGATCATTTTGACTATCCACCCCCGCCTTACGGATCGCCGGCCCGACATCAGAGCAGCAGCGCGGCACGCACCCTTTTTACAGGCATCGGACTGATTTTTCTGAATCTCATTCTCGGCATTCCTCTCGGCGCCACCCTTTGGTCCATCTGGCTGGCTATTGCCAGCCTGTCACTGCTTATGCTGGCTCCCATCGCTGCAGCAGTCGACTTCGTTTATTTCAATCATCTGGAGATGGCCGAAATTTTCGTAGCCGTTGGCGTATGCGGCATAGGCATGTTGTTTGCGCTGGCAGCCAAATGGTTGTTCAACGGATTTGCCGCCACAACAGCCGGGTACATCCGCTGGAACCTTAAGACATGGAAAGGAGGGGCTTAA
- a CDS encoding DUF4097 family beta strand repeat-containing protein gives MTVKKWVTAALVFILIGIIGTSVYGFQFGDQREAYSKRWEFQNDQLQRLILDAHFDGGIRFIESPDANGYIEVNGKWDPATVESFKKAALSNGTFVLSDTEQASFQFFNLYWEDLKSTMTVALPAGHHLNEVKISSSSSDIELQGLNAQTLELDNTSGSVGLKDIHAPNIRLDLTSGDIKASGIQGDVDVSQTSGSLRIEGLTGDLHSSIQSGDTRVTDLHGTANVQFTSGNVDIEQATAGSIDVSGQSGDVRIQAAADFAGVYDTRATSGDITTPDSPMTSSDVIKVRTTSGNIKITQ, from the coding sequence ATGACGGTCAAAAAATGGGTTACTGCTGCGCTTGTATTCATCCTCATCGGAATCATCGGTACCTCGGTATACGGATTTCAGTTCGGAGATCAGCGGGAGGCATACTCGAAACGCTGGGAATTTCAGAACGACCAGCTGCAGCGCCTGATCCTGGATGCCCATTTTGACGGGGGTATCCGGTTTATCGAAAGCCCCGATGCAAACGGCTATATCGAAGTTAATGGAAAATGGGATCCAGCCACCGTCGAAAGCTTCAAGAAGGCTGCATTATCGAATGGGACCTTCGTTCTTTCCGATACGGAGCAGGCAAGTTTCCAATTTTTCAACCTCTACTGGGAGGATTTGAAATCAACGATGACCGTTGCCCTGCCTGCGGGACACCATTTAAACGAAGTCAAAATCAGCTCTTCCTCCAGCGATATCGAATTGCAAGGGCTAAACGCCCAAACGCTTGAGCTGGACAATACGTCAGGAAGCGTCGGCCTCAAGGACATCCATGCGCCGAACATTCGGCTCGACCTGACCTCGGGAGATATCAAGGCATCCGGGATCCAGGGCGACGTGGACGTATCCCAGACATCGGGCAGTTTGCGGATTGAAGGTTTGACCGGCGATCTGCATAGCTCCATCCAATCCGGCGACACCCGTGTAACCGATCTCCATGGGACGGCTAACGTTCAATTCACTTCAGGCAACGTCGACATTGAACAGGCGACGGCAGGGTCGATCGACGTATCGGGCCAATCCGGCGACGTCCGCATTCAGGCCGCAGCCGATTTTGCCGGCGTATACGACACTCGGGCCACCTCGGGGGACATCACCACGCCCGACTCACCAATGACGAGCAGCGACGTAATTAAGGTTCGTACGACCTCAGGTAATATCAAAATTACCCAATAA
- a CDS encoding 3-ketoacyl-ACP reductase → MELKNKTAIITGAGKGIGRAIAESLAKEGVHLGLIARTASDLEALQQSLSETHGVKVIIAVADISDRTQAEAAVAAIETELGAVDILINNAGIASFGTLLDMDPEEWERILHVNVMGTYYVTRAALPSMIKQSSGSIINIASTAGERGFATGSAYCASKFALLGMTESLMQEVRKSNIRVTALTPSTVNTELASNAGLKIGDEDRMMQPEDVAELALATLKLSDRVFVKAAGIWTTNPQ, encoded by the coding sequence ATGGAATTGAAAAACAAAACAGCTATCATCACCGGCGCAGGCAAAGGCATCGGACGCGCCATCGCGGAGTCTCTAGCCAAAGAAGGCGTTCACCTCGGGCTCATCGCCCGCACGGCATCCGACCTGGAAGCTCTGCAGCAATCCTTGAGCGAGACGCATGGCGTGAAGGTCATCATCGCGGTGGCCGACATTTCCGATCGCACGCAAGCCGAGGCGGCCGTTGCTGCCATCGAAACCGAGCTTGGCGCCGTGGACATCCTGATCAACAATGCGGGCATCGCCAGCTTCGGCACGCTGCTCGATATGGATCCTGAAGAGTGGGAACGCATCCTGCACGTCAACGTGATGGGTACATACTACGTTACACGCGCAGCTTTGCCTAGCATGATCAAGCAAAGCAGCGGAAGCATCATCAATATCGCTTCCACTGCGGGCGAACGCGGCTTCGCAACAGGTTCGGCCTATTGCGCATCCAAATTCGCGCTGCTCGGCATGACCGAATCGCTGATGCAGGAAGTCCGCAAATCGAACATCCGGGTAACCGCCCTGACGCCAAGCACGGTGAATACCGAGCTGGCCAGCAATGCAGGGTTGAAAATCGGCGACGAAGACCGCATGATGCAGCCGGAGGACGTAGCCGAGCTGGCCTTGGCCACCCTCAAGCTGTCGGATCGCGTTTTCGTCAAAGCGGCCGGCATCTGGACGACCAACCCGCAATAA
- a CDS encoding cupin domain-containing protein produces MDIGKTIRTIRKQKQITIMQLCEGTGLSKGFISNVENNKTSPSIATLESIADYLDVPLPYLLLTPEQRMNVVRKNERKETTAGDGQVKVQHLTAKGAMRMSLVELPPGASTGMSKHAGEESHLVLQGTIRAEQGEDGETLEAGDSFSWNAVVPHEVTNVGAETAVILIAVSKELDLDRLGEH; encoded by the coding sequence ATGGATATTGGCAAAACGATTCGTACGATCCGCAAGCAGAAGCAAATCACGATCATGCAGCTGTGCGAAGGAACAGGGTTATCCAAAGGTTTCATCAGCAACGTGGAAAACAACAAAACCTCGCCGTCCATAGCAACGCTTGAGAGCATTGCGGATTATCTGGACGTGCCGCTGCCGTATTTGCTGCTCACGCCCGAGCAGCGGATGAACGTGGTGCGAAAAAACGAGCGAAAAGAGACGACTGCGGGGGACGGGCAAGTCAAAGTGCAGCACCTGACGGCCAAAGGAGCGATGCGCATGTCCCTCGTGGAGCTGCCGCCGGGAGCCTCGACCGGGATGAGCAAACATGCGGGGGAAGAAAGCCATCTCGTGCTGCAGGGCACGATTCGTGCCGAGCAGGGAGAGGACGGGGAAACGCTGGAGGCGGGCGATTCGTTCAGCTGGAATGCGGTCGTGCCGCACGAGGTCACGAATGTTGGCGCAGAGACTGCGGTGATCCTGATCGCCGTGTCCAAGGAACTGGATCTGGATCGGCTCGGGGAGCATTAA
- a CDS encoding glyoxalase superfamily protein produces the protein MLKGIVPILRIFDEEQARSFYVEYLGFKVDWEHRFEEDLPLYMQVSLDGIVLHLSGHYGDCTPGAAVRIETTDLDGLCESLNRQKHKHSRPGITETPWGLREMEVIDPSGNRIVFYQQDNG, from the coding sequence ATGCTGAAAGGAATAGTGCCCATTCTTCGTATATTTGATGAGGAGCAGGCCAGATCGTTCTACGTAGAGTATTTAGGTTTCAAGGTGGATTGGGAACATCGCTTCGAAGAGGATCTGCCGTTGTACATGCAGGTATCGCTGGATGGCATCGTGCTTCATTTGTCCGGGCATTACGGAGATTGCACCCCGGGAGCTGCCGTGCGCATCGAAACGACGGATTTGGATGGATTATGCGAGTCTTTGAACCGGCAAAAGCACAAGCATTCCAGACCGGGTATTACGGAGACGCCTTGGGGCCTCAGGGAAATGGAAGTGATTGATCCATCCGGCAACCGGATTGTTTTCTATCAGCAGGATAACGGGTAA
- a CDS encoding class III extradiol ring-cleavage dioxygenase, translating into MMPSLFIAHGAPSLALEDNAYTEFLQDLAGQLPRPKAIVLFSAHWESGTQLVSSVARHDTIYDFGGFQPELYQIKYPAQGHAETTKDVLHLFAKAGIEAKTDEIRGLDHGAWVVLRLLYPDADIPVVALSVNRYLSNEEQYKIGQALGALREQDVLVIGSGGTVHNLRRLNWESNGVDAWAMEFDDWLQENVSAWNTGALFAYDTIAPFAHAAVPTPEHFVPLLLAMGAGDRNRQASLLFRAYQYGNLSLSCWKFD; encoded by the coding sequence ATGATGCCTTCCTTGTTTATCGCCCATGGCGCGCCTTCCCTTGCACTGGAGGACAACGCATATACCGAATTTCTGCAAGACCTTGCCGGACAACTCCCCAGACCCAAAGCCATCGTGCTCTTCTCGGCACACTGGGAATCCGGAACACAGCTTGTATCTTCAGTAGCCCGGCATGACACGATCTATGATTTCGGCGGTTTCCAGCCCGAACTGTACCAGATCAAATATCCTGCCCAAGGACATGCCGAAACGACCAAAGATGTCCTGCATTTATTTGCCAAAGCAGGCATCGAAGCGAAAACAGATGAAATCCGTGGACTTGATCATGGTGCCTGGGTCGTGCTCCGCCTGCTCTATCCGGATGCCGACATTCCGGTCGTGGCCCTGTCGGTGAACCGATACTTGTCCAATGAAGAGCAATACAAAATCGGCCAGGCGCTGGGTGCGCTCCGCGAGCAGGACGTGCTCGTGATCGGCAGCGGCGGAACCGTTCACAACCTTCGCCGATTGAACTGGGAAAGCAACGGCGTGGACGCATGGGCCATGGAATTCGATGACTGGCTGCAAGAAAACGTCTCCGCTTGGAACACCGGAGCACTCTTTGCCTATGACACGATTGCTCCATTCGCTCATGCGGCGGTACCTACGCCGGAGCATTTCGTGCCGCTCCTGCTGGCGATGGGTGCAGGAGATCGCAATCGACAGGCTTCTCTGCTGTTCAGAGCATACCAATATGGCAATCTAAGCCTTTCCTGCTGGAAATTCGACTAA
- a CDS encoding cation diffusion facilitator family transporter, producing the protein MVEQPKSESLMSLVKKGNTSSATAMAGNAVLALCKGGAFLLSGSGAMFASAMHSLADAINQGFVFVGSVLSEKQPTRRFPTGFGRVINIFCMIAVIVVTIMAYETIHEGIHLLQHPAGHSGGLWINIGVLLLNILIDGAILIKAMKEILVEARAPKTSGLGLVPAAIKNVGRAAPPTRLVFYEDVVAVLGATLALISVVVIALTNFALLDGIVTTLIGCLMIAVAFRVGFDNMIGLIGVAAPQDVEDKVTRTILADSHVADIQMMRIIQEGRYYHVEGLIELTKGLTLADADDIKFRIQEKLMTDPDIADAAISIIEDDGVNTWGKKQAEIVEP; encoded by the coding sequence GTGGTTGAACAACCGAAATCGGAGAGCCTGATGTCTCTCGTCAAAAAAGGAAACACCTCCTCGGCGACGGCGATGGCAGGTAATGCGGTGCTTGCCCTCTGCAAAGGAGGAGCGTTCCTGCTCAGCGGAAGCGGAGCGATGTTTGCCTCGGCCATGCACTCGCTTGCAGACGCCATTAACCAAGGGTTCGTGTTTGTCGGGAGCGTATTGTCCGAGAAACAGCCGACGCGCCGCTTCCCGACCGGATTCGGGCGGGTCATCAACATTTTCTGCATGATCGCCGTCATCGTGGTGACCATTATGGCGTACGAGACCATCCATGAGGGCATTCATCTGCTGCAGCACCCGGCAGGCCACTCGGGCGGACTGTGGATCAACATCGGCGTGCTTCTGCTCAACATCCTGATCGATGGAGCCATTCTCATCAAAGCGATGAAAGAGATTCTGGTGGAGGCGCGCGCGCCGAAAACCAGCGGTCTCGGACTCGTTCCCGCAGCGATCAAAAACGTGGGACGCGCCGCCCCGCCTACTCGCCTTGTATTTTATGAGGACGTGGTAGCCGTTTTGGGCGCAACGCTGGCGCTCATCTCGGTGGTAGTTATTGCACTGACGAATTTCGCCTTGCTCGACGGCATCGTCACGACGCTGATCGGCTGCCTTATGATTGCCGTGGCCTTCCGCGTCGGATTTGACAACATGATCGGGCTCATCGGCGTGGCCGCCCCGCAAGACGTTGAGGACAAAGTAACCCGGACGATCCTGGCCGATTCCCATGTTGCGGATATTCAAATGATGCGCATCATTCAGGAAGGCCGCTACTATCATGTCGAAGGTCTGATCGAGCTGACCAAAGGGCTGACGCTGGCCGATGCCGACGACATCAAATTCCGGATTCAGGAGAAGCTGATGACCGATCCCGATATCGCGGATGCGGCCATCTCGATCATCGAAGATGACGGCGTGAACACCTGGGGCAAAAAACAAGCCGAGATCGTAGAGCCTTAA